The following are encoded in a window of Roseimaritima ulvae genomic DNA:
- a CDS encoding RNA polymerase sigma factor, giving the protein MAALGSDPATRASLLLRLRDPRDNAAWSEFAVVYEPLVYRLAQRRGCQDADAREIVQEVFLTVSRAIDRFDPNAAGSFRGWLSKIARNATIDRFRRLAAERVHSPDTHDGLPLEQLADSSMDAETQLIEEFERGRREQLFRWASGEVRRRTGEANWMAFWRTTVEGHSVAQVAQELKLTDSAVYVARCRILRRIRELVATRWEE; this is encoded by the coding sequence ATGGCAGCATTGGGGTCCGATCCGGCGACACGTGCTAGTTTGCTGCTGCGGCTGCGCGATCCGCGTGACAACGCGGCGTGGAGCGAATTTGCGGTGGTTTATGAGCCGCTGGTCTATCGGTTGGCTCAACGCCGTGGCTGCCAGGACGCGGACGCTCGCGAAATCGTGCAGGAAGTTTTTCTGACGGTTTCCCGCGCCATCGATCGCTTCGATCCAAACGCCGCCGGTTCGTTTCGCGGCTGGTTATCCAAAATCGCTCGCAATGCCACCATCGATCGCTTTCGTCGCTTGGCCGCCGAGCGTGTTCACTCCCCGGACACCCATGACGGCTTGCCGCTGGAACAGTTGGCCGATTCGTCCATGGACGCGGAAACTCAGCTGATCGAAGAATTTGAACGCGGCCGTCGCGAGCAACTGTTCCGCTGGGCCTCGGGCGAAGTCCGCCGCCGTACGGGCGAAGCCAACTGGATGGCGTTTTGGCGGACCACGGTGGAAGGCCACAGCGTCGCCCAAGTGGCCCAAGAGTTGAAGCTAACCGACAGCGCCGTGTATGTCGCCCGCTGCCGGATCCTCCGCCGCATTCGAGAACTGGTCGCCACGAGGTGGGAAGAATGA
- a CDS encoding Uma2 family endonuclease, whose product MTAAKKYLPHYTVSDYQQWEGDWELWQGIAVSMSPGPFGRHQAAAKRLLILLDNELRRSNCQAEVIHEMDWIVSDDTVVRPDVVVLCDGVPDRYIETTPAVVAEVLSDSTRGRDTTYKRDLYDELGVEVYVLIDPDVQTLEIYRRDTSGNWQGESVTDSVMFSVCSGCELRLTRTALFAP is encoded by the coding sequence ATGACCGCCGCAAAAAAATATTTGCCGCATTACACGGTTTCGGACTACCAGCAATGGGAAGGTGACTGGGAACTGTGGCAGGGTATCGCGGTTTCGATGAGTCCTGGGCCATTCGGACGGCACCAAGCGGCGGCAAAACGGCTGTTAATCCTGCTGGACAATGAACTCCGGCGTTCCAACTGCCAAGCCGAAGTGATCCACGAAATGGACTGGATCGTGAGCGATGACACCGTGGTCCGGCCGGATGTCGTGGTGTTGTGCGACGGAGTACCGGATCGCTATATCGAAACCACGCCCGCGGTGGTCGCCGAAGTCCTCTCCGATTCGACTCGCGGGCGTGACACCACTTACAAACGCGACCTGTATGACGAACTGGGCGTCGAAGTCTATGTGCTGATCGATCCCGATGTGCAGACGCTGGAAATCTACCGCAGAGATACCAGCGGGAATTGGCAAGGCGAGTCGGTTACCGATAGCGTCATGTTTTCGGTATGCAGTGGTTGTGAACTGCGCCTGACCCGCACCGCGTTGTTCGCCCCCTAG
- the argF gene encoding ornithine carbamoyltransferase codes for MRHLLTLFDLTPTEVRTILATAVHLKRLLRDGHRPPILAGQTVGLLFEKPSLRTRVSFEAGMNQLGGGSLFLGEDVGWGKRESPADFTRVLGQFLDAVICRAKSHARVEELARFEAVPVINGLTDLSHPCQALADILTIGEVFSGDGEFDFANLTGRHVMFVGDGNNVARSLALHCAILGMPFTLACPDGYAIDDIWLERVRKAYPDAQLSRVEHPSDVIAEADVIYTDVWISMGQEAEAEQRRKIFAPYRVDQKLMSQAHKDACVLHCLPAVRGEEITQEVIDGPQSQIIRQAGNRMHAQKGLLVWLLASSWVSEHVR; via the coding sequence ATGCGACATCTGCTTACCCTCTTCGATTTAACACCGACGGAAGTTCGCACCATTCTGGCGACGGCGGTGCACCTCAAACGATTGCTTCGTGACGGCCATCGGCCGCCGATTCTTGCGGGCCAAACCGTCGGCCTGCTGTTTGAAAAACCCAGCTTGCGGACCCGTGTCAGTTTCGAAGCGGGGATGAACCAGTTGGGCGGGGGCAGCCTGTTCTTGGGCGAAGACGTGGGCTGGGGCAAACGCGAATCACCGGCGGACTTTACCCGCGTGCTGGGACAGTTTTTGGATGCCGTGATCTGTCGCGCCAAGTCACACGCGCGAGTCGAAGAGCTGGCTCGTTTTGAAGCCGTGCCGGTAATCAACGGGCTGACCGACCTGAGCCACCCCTGCCAAGCCTTGGCCGACATCCTCACGATCGGCGAAGTCTTCAGCGGCGACGGCGAGTTCGACTTTGCCAACCTGACCGGACGCCACGTGATGTTCGTCGGCGACGGCAACAACGTGGCCCGCTCGCTAGCGCTGCACTGCGCGATCCTGGGCATGCCCTTCACCCTGGCTTGCCCGGATGGGTATGCCATCGATGACATTTGGCTGGAACGGGTTCGCAAAGCCTATCCCGATGCTCAGCTGTCCCGCGTCGAGCATCCCTCGGATGTGATCGCCGAAGCCGATGTGATCTATACCGACGTGTGGATCAGCATGGGACAAGAAGCCGAGGCGGAGCAGCGCCGCAAGATCTTTGCTCCTTATCGCGTCGACCAAAAATTGATGTCGCAGGCCCACAAGGACGCCTGCGTACTGCACTGCTTGCCGGCCGTTCGCGGCGAAGAAATCACACAAGAAGTGATCGACGGCCCGCAGAGCCAAATCATTCGCCAAGCGGGCAATCGCATGCATGCGCAGAAAGGCCTGCTGGTCTGGCTGCTGGCGTCCAGTTGGGTCAGCGAGCACGTGCGGTAG
- a CDS encoding aminotransferase class III-fold pyridoxal phosphate-dependent enzyme — translation MNSSTLDDDEPVDDEPAGEAIDLFPAGGQAILGNAAVQVAQTIGQQAAELLLVEDVSAKLDAALRERLAAACFGTTAALTVCGDLATEWAIAAARIHGGPKYKVITFVGDYHGQSLAARAAAGDPQQQQDLGPLMAGFVHCPAGDAAAVAEAIDDQTAAILVQPLQTHDGLQSLPAEFLATLRQLADEHQLLLIFDETQLPIGVSGRFHYAAADEVVPDALVLAAGLAVGLPLGAVLLGQSLAASLENHPGLQTDPVSPLVAAAALATLQAIDDQSLLQDAQRRGDLWLQQLAGLQEDFEFVREVRGRGLLVAMELDVEAAEVQAQLRSHNVRVGTAGTHTLRLQPPLTISDEQLQRSVESLKLVFQTIEREPAIG, via the coding sequence ATGAATTCTTCGACTCTTGATGACGACGAACCGGTTGACGACGAACCGGCTGGCGAGGCGATCGATCTGTTCCCCGCTGGCGGGCAAGCGATCCTCGGTAATGCCGCGGTGCAAGTCGCTCAAACCATCGGTCAACAAGCGGCGGAGTTGCTGTTGGTCGAGGACGTCTCGGCCAAGTTGGACGCGGCGCTGCGGGAACGACTCGCGGCGGCTTGCTTTGGCACCACGGCCGCTCTGACCGTCTGCGGCGACTTGGCCACCGAGTGGGCGATCGCCGCGGCTCGGATTCACGGCGGACCGAAGTACAAGGTGATCACCTTCGTGGGCGATTACCACGGGCAATCTCTGGCGGCTCGAGCGGCGGCGGGGGACCCTCAGCAGCAGCAGGATCTGGGGCCGCTGATGGCCGGCTTTGTGCATTGCCCGGCCGGCGATGCGGCGGCCGTGGCTGAAGCGATCGACGATCAAACGGCGGCCATCTTGGTCCAGCCACTGCAAACCCACGATGGCTTGCAGTCGCTGCCGGCCGAGTTTCTCGCGACGCTGCGGCAACTGGCCGATGAACATCAGTTGTTGTTAATTTTCGATGAAACTCAGCTGCCCATCGGCGTCAGCGGCCGGTTCCATTATGCCGCCGCCGACGAAGTCGTTCCCGATGCCTTGGTGTTGGCGGCGGGCCTGGCCGTCGGGCTTCCCTTAGGCGCGGTGTTGCTGGGGCAGTCGCTGGCCGCTTCGCTGGAAAACCATCCCGGACTGCAAACCGATCCCGTCAGCCCTCTGGTCGCGGCCGCGGCCCTGGCTACGCTGCAGGCGATTGACGATCAGTCCTTGCTGCAGGATGCTCAACGCCGCGGCGACCTCTGGCTGCAGCAGCTGGCTGGGTTGCAAGAGGATTTCGAATTCGTGCGGGAGGTCCGCGGTCGCGGCTTGTTGGTGGCGATGGAATTGGATGTGGAGGCCGCCGAGGTCCAAGCCCAGTTGCGCTCGCACAACGTGCGAGTGGGCACGGCCGGCACCCATACCTTGCGACTGCAACCTCCGTTGACGATCTCCGACGAACAACTGCAGCGGTCGGTGGAATCGCTGAAACTTGTCTTTCAAACCATCGAACGCGAACCCGCCATCGGCTAA
- the argB gene encoding acetylglutamate kinase, whose amino-acid sequence MQEAIAKANTLIEAMGWIRRFRGKTTVIKLGGSLLDDEAALQHILVDVIFMETVGMRPVIVHGGGKAITRALKKAGIEPQFVHGRRVTDQPTRDIVRTVLAGELNEYLTQQIEYLGGRGMNLSVHTTNVLFGRRLQLDGHGGDLGYVGEVTRVERQVIEGLSYTDQVPVIPSMCVDESDGEHLNVNADTAAMAVAEALGAEKLIFLSDVNGVRRDKDDPDSIINSLTADEARELIQQGVIEGGMIPKVEACLATLNRGVGKVHIVDGCLRHSLLLEIYTTSGVGTQIVP is encoded by the coding sequence GTGCAAGAAGCCATTGCGAAAGCCAATACCTTAATCGAAGCGATGGGCTGGATTCGTCGATTTCGTGGAAAAACCACCGTGATCAAACTGGGCGGCAGCCTGCTGGACGATGAAGCCGCGCTGCAGCACATCCTGGTCGACGTGATCTTTATGGAAACCGTGGGCATGCGGCCAGTGATCGTGCACGGCGGCGGCAAGGCGATCACCCGAGCTCTGAAGAAAGCGGGCATCGAACCGCAGTTTGTGCATGGTCGTCGCGTCACCGACCAGCCCACGCGGGATATCGTTCGCACCGTGCTGGCGGGTGAGCTGAACGAGTACCTGACCCAACAGATCGAATACCTCGGCGGCCGCGGCATGAACCTGTCGGTGCACACCACCAATGTGCTGTTCGGCCGCCGCCTGCAGCTGGACGGTCACGGCGGCGACCTGGGCTATGTGGGCGAAGTCACTCGCGTGGAACGCCAAGTCATCGAAGGCCTGTCGTACACCGATCAAGTGCCTGTGATCCCGTCGATGTGTGTGGATGAAAGCGATGGCGAACACTTGAACGTCAACGCCGACACCGCAGCGATGGCCGTGGCCGAAGCCTTGGGAGCCGAAAAACTGATCTTTTTGAGCGACGTCAATGGCGTGCGACGCGACAAAGACGATCCGGATAGCATTATTAATTCGCTGACCGCCGACGAAGCCCGCGAGCTGATTCAGCAGGGCGTCATCGAAGGCGGTATGATTCCCAAGGTCGAAGCTTGTCTGGCGACCTTGAATCGAGGCGTCGGCAAGGTCCACATCGTCGACGGTTGTTTGAGACATTCCCTGCTGCTGGAGATTTACACCACCAGCGGCGTGGGAACGCAAATCGTGCCCTAA
- the proC gene encoding pyrroline-5-carboxylate reductase — MNRIEGKLVLLGGGKMGRALIKGVLSAGVTTESQLTVVEPHAGAQQWWRDELPGVSVTGDGQAAIEAAQIVLVAVKPNVVQQVAGSFSGSWGERLVISIAAGVTLERLQNLFDSRCVVRVMPNTPCLVGAGASAYACGEAVSSEQAATVAAIFSAVGVVDQVDEQLLDAVTGLSGSGPAYVFVIIEALADGGVAAGLPRPLAMQLATQTVLGAAQLLQETGEHPAALKDAVASPGGTTIAGLSVLEQNGLRSAMIEAVKAATERSRALGSHA, encoded by the coding sequence ATGAACCGGATCGAAGGTAAACTTGTCCTGCTGGGCGGTGGAAAGATGGGGCGGGCCCTGATCAAGGGGGTTTTATCCGCCGGTGTCACGACCGAATCGCAGCTTACCGTAGTCGAACCCCACGCCGGGGCTCAACAGTGGTGGCGTGACGAATTGCCGGGCGTGAGCGTCACGGGCGATGGCCAAGCAGCCATCGAGGCGGCTCAGATCGTACTGGTCGCGGTCAAACCCAACGTCGTTCAACAGGTTGCCGGCTCGTTTTCGGGCTCCTGGGGCGAGCGTTTGGTGATTTCCATCGCCGCCGGCGTCACGCTCGAACGCCTCCAAAACCTGTTCGACAGCCGCTGCGTCGTACGCGTCATGCCCAACACGCCCTGCTTGGTCGGCGCGGGAGCTTCGGCGTATGCCTGTGGCGAAGCCGTTTCGTCGGAGCAGGCGGCGACGGTGGCGGCGATCTTCTCCGCCGTGGGCGTGGTCGATCAGGTCGACGAACAACTGCTCGACGCCGTCACGGGGCTGAGCGGATCGGGGCCGGCGTACGTGTTTGTGATTATCGAAGCGTTGGCCGATGGCGGCGTGGCGGCCGGACTGCCGCGGCCGCTGGCCATGCAATTGGCCACCCAGACGGTCTTGGGCGCCGCTCAATTGCTGCAGGAAACCGGCGAACACCCCGCCGCCCTCAAGGATGCCGTGGCCAGCCCGGGGGGGACAACCATTGCCGGTTTGTCGGTGTTGGAACAAAATGGCCTACGGTCGGCTATGATCGAAGCGGTCAAGGCGGCCACCGAACGCAGCCGGGCCCTCGGTTCTCACGCCTAA
- a CDS encoding phosphoribosyl-ATP diphosphatase, which translates to MAESGSESKFKNTPNPDGVLALRRLMDTLQQRAADRPPKSYTTKLLDGGIEKIGAKIREEAEELIEAAAEGEAAGREHFVYEAADLLYHTMVMLAWRGVDIDEIANELQRREGTSGLVEKASRAKKESTE; encoded by the coding sequence ATGGCCGAATCTGGATCTGAATCAAAATTTAAAAACACTCCCAATCCCGACGGCGTGCTGGCGCTGCGGCGGCTGATGGACACACTCCAACAACGCGCCGCCGACCGCCCGCCCAAATCCTACACCACCAAACTGCTCGACGGCGGCATCGAAAAAATCGGTGCCAAAATTCGCGAAGAAGCCGAAGAGTTGATCGAAGCGGCCGCGGAAGGCGAGGCTGCCGGCCGCGAACATTTTGTCTACGAAGCGGCCGACCTGCTGTACCACACGATGGTGATGCTGGCTTGGCGTGGCGTCGACATCGACGAAATCGCCAACGAACTACAACGACGCGAAGGCACCTCCGGGTTGGTCGAAAAGGCCAGCCGTGCCAAGAAAGAATCCACCGAATGA
- the hisG gene encoding ATP phosphoribosyltransferase: MTTANESTSSNPASNRENLRIGLPSKGRLSDLAGDLLRQAGLRFRRQNRGLFARVSGLPIDLTFLRTDDIPTLCAEGAIDMGITGSDLVAETEAAASVRMPLGVGRCRLAVCVPEDSSFKTAADLDGTRIASSFPTLTKRYLEKFGASAHLVSLSGSVEVMIQLGVADAIVDLVETGSTLAANRLRILDEIGSYETVLIQNENCRDAETADRVVRRLEGVTIARDYSLLEYNVPREKLTAAEAITPGFNSPTIGTLEDESWCSVRAMVKRHSVIDAMEQLEQLGASAILETSIANCRL; encoded by the coding sequence ATGACCACTGCCAACGAATCGACTTCATCCAATCCCGCCTCGAATCGCGAAAACCTCCGCATCGGCCTGCCCAGCAAAGGCCGCCTGAGCGACCTGGCCGGCGATCTGCTCCGCCAAGCCGGCTTGCGGTTCCGACGGCAAAACCGCGGCCTGTTTGCTCGCGTCAGCGGCCTGCCAATCGACTTGACCTTCCTCCGCACCGATGACATTCCCACGCTGTGTGCCGAAGGCGCCATCGACATGGGCATCACCGGCAGCGACTTGGTGGCGGAAACCGAAGCGGCCGCGTCGGTCCGCATGCCGCTGGGCGTAGGACGCTGCCGCCTAGCCGTCTGCGTGCCGGAAGACTCCTCCTTCAAAACCGCGGCAGACCTGGACGGCACCCGCATCGCCAGCAGCTTCCCCACGCTGACCAAACGCTACCTGGAAAAATTTGGCGCCTCGGCACACCTGGTCTCGCTGTCGGGAAGCGTCGAAGTGATGATCCAGTTGGGCGTGGCCGATGCGATCGTCGACCTGGTCGAAACCGGCAGCACGCTGGCCGCCAACCGCCTGCGAATCCTGGACGAAATCGGCTCCTACGAAACGGTACTGATCCAAAACGAAAACTGCCGCGATGCTGAAACGGCCGACCGCGTGGTGCGGCGACTGGAAGGCGTCACCATCGCCCGCGACTACTCGCTGCTGGAATACAACGTGCCGCGAGAAAAACTGACCGCCGCCGAAGCCATCACGCCGGGCTTCAATTCACCGACCATCGGCACCCTGGAAGACGAAAGCTGGTGCTCGGTGCGAGCGATGGTCAAACGCCACAGCGTGATCGACGCCATGGAGCAACTGGAACAGCTGGGCGCCTCGGCCATCCTGGAAACCTCGATCGCCAACTGCCGGTTGTAA
- the map gene encoding type I methionyl aminopeptidase codes for MTVESQQDVDGILETGRVVASVRDEMLQSIEPGMTTAELDELGGALLDRYEANSAPRVTYGFPGATCISVNEEAAHGIPGARVIQAGDIVNVDVSAEKGGYYADTGGTVVVPPASARHTRLCQATNLALEKAMAAASAGAPVNGIGKAIQRTAKAHNFKVIKNLAGHGIGRKLHEDPEGIVCFFDRQDSRRLGLGQVIAIEPFLSTESTFVTETNDGWTLVGHPYNRSAQYEHTIIVTKHAPIVATRSAAIG; via the coding sequence ATGACAGTTGAAAGCCAGCAGGACGTTGACGGCATCTTGGAAACGGGTCGTGTTGTGGCCAGCGTTCGAGATGAAATGCTGCAGTCCATTGAGCCTGGGATGACAACCGCAGAGCTAGATGAACTCGGTGGTGCATTGCTGGACAGATACGAGGCGAATTCTGCTCCCCGAGTGACTTATGGATTTCCGGGGGCGACGTGTATAAGCGTCAACGAGGAGGCGGCTCACGGTATCCCCGGAGCTCGCGTCATCCAAGCCGGAGACATCGTGAATGTGGATGTCTCCGCTGAAAAGGGTGGGTATTATGCGGATACAGGTGGCACCGTAGTCGTTCCTCCCGCGTCGGCAAGGCACACTCGGCTATGCCAAGCAACTAACTTGGCGCTAGAAAAAGCTATGGCTGCGGCCTCTGCAGGAGCTCCTGTCAACGGCATCGGCAAAGCTATTCAGCGGACTGCAAAGGCTCATAACTTTAAGGTTATCAAAAACCTGGCCGGGCATGGTATCGGCAGAAAGCTTCACGAGGACCCTGAGGGCATCGTGTGCTTCTTTGATCGCCAAGATTCGCGTCGACTGGGACTTGGCCAAGTCATTGCAATTGAGCCATTTTTATCTACCGAGAGCACGTTCGTTACAGAAACGAACGATGGTTGGACCCTGGTGGGGCACCCATACAATCGCTCGGCTCAGTATGAGCATACGATCATCGTTACCAAGCACGCGCCGATTGTTGCGACTCGCTCCGCAGCAATCGGCTAG